In the genome of Thiomicrospira aerophila AL3, one region contains:
- a CDS encoding chemotaxis protein CheB: MSTQQLRPDVSLDNKIPWIIVGASAGGLDALKDFLSNIVVDTSSIYLIAQHLDPKHPTILCDILSRVTDLPVKLVTEDIKPVVNCIYVVSPGHNAVIQDGYICLFPAAEIGPKPSVNLLLHSAAEDLADKVVAVILSGTGSDGAQGVAAVKAAGGMVIAQSELSAKYSGMPNAAIETGFVDYILEPALMPKEIAGYLESAGQTLLKVSHSKAKTSLQKIFQRVLDQTGYDFSGYKLKTIQRRIARRMAVHKLLTLDDYITLLAGSGSEVESFYKDLLISVTDFFRDAEAFADLKTVIDKMVSDHQIGDHIRVWVPGCAGGEEAYSISILFHEAKLRLGKNVNYQIFATDIDETSLSFARKGQFTLGQIKNLSQEQIKQYFVERDGLFFIQKFIREPMVFARQNLVMDPPFSKLDLISCRNLLIYFSNDLQKQVLSAFHFSLKTKGVLFLGKSESATATSPDLFDVLVPKSQLFVRKHTRVKSPVQTAKSSYSNKKINTKPTMFVAKHNYLAKIESLLLNEMLPSVIATDESGQILHMRGDMSSYLVFPQGRIDTNLFTLIRDDLKMDIRALLQKAKRQGIASSQSLFFQEAQVNHALFIKIKRVDGVEDDNQPFFLISFTEVDLKDAFLSDQANPDEFLKNTNSLSNEITVFKARLQTSIEELETTNEELQSTNEELQSANEELQSANEELQTANEELQSTNEELSTVNQELEVKSYELEQVNNDLQSMLENINEVVVLIDNRLRLQRYTKLAGQVLGLRFDDIGQALTTINLKMDIPNLRQELLNVIELETEVSIKVRRGALVYFVRLVAYKENDDKSVGVMMFFEQENHTAKHDPAIDSHSVLVHLGDYLPFALIVIDELGIVTFANNQISKILGYEPADIMHQNIKMIMPDPYASHHDGYLREYLSGRTSGLIGSWREVSGLAKSGERVLLSLRVEETWINAQKHFLGYIKRLERDDEY, encoded by the coding sequence ATGTCAACTCAACAATTAAGGCCGGATGTATCGCTTGATAATAAGATTCCCTGGATTATTGTTGGCGCGTCAGCGGGTGGACTAGATGCCTTAAAAGATTTTTTATCAAATATCGTGGTGGATACCAGTTCTATATATCTTATTGCTCAACACCTAGATCCTAAACACCCCACTATACTCTGTGACATATTGTCTAGGGTTACCGATTTACCCGTCAAATTAGTTACAGAAGATATTAAGCCTGTCGTCAATTGTATTTACGTTGTCTCGCCAGGCCATAATGCCGTTATTCAAGACGGCTATATTTGTTTGTTCCCAGCTGCAGAAATTGGTCCTAAGCCATCAGTTAATTTGTTATTACATAGTGCGGCTGAGGATCTGGCTGATAAAGTCGTTGCAGTTATACTTTCCGGAACAGGTAGCGACGGTGCACAAGGTGTCGCAGCGGTAAAAGCAGCGGGAGGTATGGTTATTGCTCAATCTGAACTGTCTGCTAAATATTCTGGTATGCCAAATGCCGCCATTGAAACAGGTTTTGTGGATTACATCCTAGAGCCTGCTTTGATGCCAAAAGAAATTGCTGGGTATCTAGAGTCAGCAGGGCAGACTTTATTAAAGGTAAGCCATTCAAAAGCAAAAACGTCATTGCAGAAAATTTTTCAGCGGGTTTTAGATCAAACAGGCTATGATTTTAGCGGCTATAAGCTTAAAACTATTCAGCGTCGTATTGCAAGACGGATGGCTGTACATAAATTATTGACCTTAGATGATTATATAACCCTTCTTGCCGGCTCTGGTAGCGAAGTGGAGAGTTTCTATAAAGATCTATTAATATCAGTAACCGATTTTTTTAGGGATGCTGAAGCATTTGCTGATTTAAAGACAGTGATTGATAAGATGGTATCAGATCACCAGATTGGTGATCATATTCGCGTTTGGGTTCCAGGTTGTGCTGGAGGAGAAGAAGCTTATTCGATTTCGATACTGTTTCATGAAGCAAAACTTAGATTGGGGAAAAATGTCAATTATCAGATTTTTGCAACCGATATTGATGAAACTAGTTTAAGCTTTGCCCGTAAAGGGCAATTTACTCTTGGACAAATTAAAAACCTGTCTCAGGAACAGATTAAGCAATATTTTGTTGAAAGAGATGGTCTCTTTTTTATTCAAAAGTTCATCAGAGAGCCCATGGTCTTTGCACGCCAAAATCTAGTTATGGACCCTCCTTTTTCAAAGCTAGATTTGATTAGTTGTCGTAACCTGTTGATATATTTTTCTAATGATTTACAAAAACAGGTATTGAGTGCATTTCATTTCTCGTTAAAGACCAAAGGTGTATTATTTCTTGGCAAGTCAGAGTCTGCGACTGCCACTTCACCGGATTTGTTTGATGTTTTAGTCCCAAAATCACAATTATTTGTGCGCAAACATACTCGTGTAAAAAGCCCTGTCCAGACAGCAAAGTCTAGCTATTCGAACAAGAAGATAAATACTAAGCCAACTATGTTTGTTGCGAAGCATAACTATTTGGCGAAAATTGAAAGCCTATTGCTCAATGAAATGTTGCCTTCAGTGATAGCAACGGATGAATCTGGTCAAATACTTCATATGCGTGGAGATATGTCGTCATATCTAGTTTTTCCTCAGGGTCGAATTGATACCAATTTATTTACCTTAATCCGCGATGATTTAAAAATGGATATTCGTGCTTTACTTCAAAAAGCAAAAAGGCAAGGTATCGCTTCTAGTCAGTCACTATTTTTTCAAGAGGCTCAAGTCAATCATGCTTTGTTTATTAAGATAAAACGGGTGGATGGAGTTGAAGATGATAATCAACCTTTTTTTCTAATCAGCTTTACAGAAGTTGATTTAAAAGATGCGTTTCTGAGTGATCAGGCTAATCCCGACGAATTCTTAAAAAATACTAATAGCTTGTCCAATGAGATAACAGTTTTCAAGGCAAGGCTACAAACCTCTATTGAGGAGTTGGAGACAACAAACGAAGAGTTGCAATCAACCAACGAGGAATTACAGTCGGCCAATGAAGAGTTACAGTCGGCCAATGAAGAATTGCAAACAGCTAATGAAGAGTTGCAATCCACTAACGAAGAGTTGTCTACTGTTAACCAAGAACTTGAAGTAAAGTCATATGAGCTTGAGCAGGTGAATAATGACCTGCAATCGATGTTGGAAAATATTAATGAAGTTGTAGTTTTAATTGATAACAGACTCAGGCTACAACGTTACACCAAACTGGCTGGTCAAGTTCTAGGATTGCGATTTGATGATATTGGTCAGGCCTTAACAACTATTAACTTAAAGATGGATATTCCCAATTTAAGGCAGGAATTGTTGAATGTTATTGAGTTGGAAACCGAGGTCAGTATTAAGGTCAGAAGGGGTGCGTTAGTTTATTTTGTACGACTGGTTGCTTATAAAGAAAATGACGATAAAAGTGTTGGTGTGATGATGTTTTTTGAGCAGGAGAATCATACGGCTAAACATGACCCTGCTATAGATTCCCATAGTGTGCTTGTCCATCTTGGAGACTATTTACCTTTTGCCTTAATCGTGATTGACGAATTGGGTATAGTTACATTTGCGAATAATCAAATTAGCAAAATTTTGGGGTATGAGCCAGCTGACATAATGCATCAGAATATTAAGATGATTATGCCTGATCCCTATGCAAGTCATCATGACGGTTATTTACGCGAGTATTTATCTGGCAGAACTAGCGGGTTAATTGGGTCATGGCGAGAAGTGTCTGGCTTAGCGAAATCCGGTGAAAGAGTGTTACTCAGTTTGAGAGTTGAGGAGACATGGATTAATGCCCAAAAACACTTTCTAGGTTACATTAAAAGGTTGGAGCGAGATGATGAATACTAG
- a CDS encoding putative bifunctional diguanylate cyclase/phosphodiesterase has product MMNTRYLVSESTSSSELLQDLDAFKNENQLLQHELQKLTKISSELGHRVNELEAEIELINYEIEFDESSNSLTNQSDWDLCYKDSPSPMLIIDNHAIIMDCNDSFLNLVSEVSHDPVNKNFRSFLNKVSRYDFIKFIKKLGSSINKLANNEVLHFTSGTSFTFLIKPVAGEINDSTIHYLMLINLVDFVSLSKNSLQLSNAIIEQMHEGLMVTDHEGRIVKVNQAFIEITGFNHDDVLNATPKILHSGRHSPAFYDRMWREIEHHGWWAGEVWNKRKSGEIFPEWLQISRIHDKFTGKFFYVALFSDITERKAHQTQLDRLAFYDALTSLPNRQLLNQSLEACLHYMQATPEYQIALIFIDLDKFKNINDTFGHAEGDRVLKEAAQRIISLISDSDMASRIGGDEFVLLIKENASRDSVMVLAKDLLRVLEQPFITNKSRHHLSASLGVAFAPLHGDNVEDLMRRADAAMYSAKHEGRNKFKFFSFEHEASMLKSNITLNYVRHALASPQEHLNMAYQPIFSIHDQQTAAHYEALLRPKNGDIYVSHFIELAEQHGLISELGLIIFRLICRDISRLSEARRSQIKVTVNLSVIQFFDLKLCDKLQSIAAEHGLNLDRFYFEVTETATMQNLEQVRRHLIQLQSMGAKIMLDDFGTGYASLSMLRDLPIDVLKIDRSFVMDIGKHVSSQLLISAMLAMARAFNLQVVAEGVETQEQFDWLKDQGVNYIQGYLLGRPDIGFA; this is encoded by the coding sequence ATGATGAATACTAGATATTTAGTTTCTGAATCAACTTCTTCATCGGAACTGTTGCAAGATTTAGATGCGTTCAAAAACGAAAACCAGTTGTTACAGCATGAATTACAAAAACTGACCAAAATATCTTCCGAGCTTGGTCATCGTGTAAATGAACTAGAAGCCGAAATTGAATTGATCAATTATGAGATTGAGTTTGATGAGTCGAGTAATAGTTTAACGAATCAGTCTGATTGGGATCTTTGCTACAAAGACTCACCTAGTCCAATGCTTATTATTGATAATCATGCAATTATTATGGATTGTAATGACTCTTTTTTAAACTTAGTCTCTGAAGTAAGTCATGACCCGGTAAATAAAAACTTTAGATCCTTTCTAAATAAAGTTAGTAGATATGATTTTATAAAATTTATAAAGAAATTAGGATCAAGTATTAATAAGCTCGCAAATAATGAGGTATTACACTTTACTTCGGGTACGAGTTTTACTTTTTTAATTAAGCCTGTTGCAGGTGAGATTAATGACAGTACAATCCATTACTTGATGCTAATTAACTTAGTTGACTTTGTGTCTTTGTCTAAAAATTCATTGCAACTTTCTAATGCAATTATTGAACAAATGCATGAAGGCTTAATGGTTACTGATCATGAAGGGCGAATTGTTAAGGTTAATCAAGCTTTTATTGAAATTACCGGCTTCAACCACGATGATGTGCTAAATGCAACGCCTAAAATATTGCACTCCGGAAGACACTCACCAGCATTTTATGACCGGATGTGGCGTGAAATAGAACATCATGGTTGGTGGGCTGGTGAAGTATGGAATAAACGCAAGTCAGGTGAGATTTTTCCAGAGTGGCTGCAGATTAGCCGTATCCACGATAAATTTACTGGTAAGTTTTTTTATGTGGCATTGTTTTCTGATATTACGGAAAGAAAAGCACATCAAACACAATTGGATCGACTTGCATTTTATGATGCGCTCACCAGTCTTCCAAACAGACAATTATTAAATCAGAGTTTAGAAGCCTGCTTGCATTACATGCAAGCTACACCAGAGTACCAGATAGCACTTATATTTATAGATTTAGATAAGTTTAAAAATATTAACGATACTTTTGGCCATGCCGAGGGTGATAGAGTATTAAAAGAGGCCGCTCAGCGCATCATATCACTGATCAGTGATAGTGATATGGCCTCGAGAATTGGTGGCGATGAGTTTGTGTTGCTGATCAAAGAAAATGCGTCACGGGACTCAGTAATGGTTTTAGCAAAAGATCTTTTGCGTGTTTTAGAACAGCCTTTCATAACAAATAAATCTAGACATCATCTTTCAGCCTCATTAGGGGTTGCTTTCGCACCCCTACATGGTGATAACGTTGAAGATTTGATGCGGCGGGCTGATGCTGCGATGTATAGTGCAAAACATGAAGGTAGAAACAAGTTTAAGTTTTTTAGTTTTGAACATGAAGCGAGTATGTTGAAATCGAATATAACTTTAAACTATGTTAGACACGCCTTAGCTTCGCCTCAAGAACATTTAAATATGGCGTATCAACCCATTTTTTCTATTCACGATCAACAGACGGCTGCCCATTATGAAGCCCTGCTAAGACCCAAAAATGGTGATATTTATGTGTCACACTTCATTGAACTAGCTGAGCAGCATGGTCTGATAAGTGAGTTAGGTCTGATTATATTTCGATTAATATGTCGTGATATTAGTAGGCTCTCTGAAGCTCGACGGTCTCAAATTAAAGTTACCGTCAATTTATCAGTTATTCAGTTTTTTGATCTCAAACTGTGTGATAAGTTGCAGTCTATCGCAGCAGAGCATGGTTTAAATTTAGATCGTTTTTATTTTGAAGTGACTGAAACGGCTACTATGCAGAACCTAGAACAAGTTAGACGTCATTTGATACAGTTGCAGTCTATGGGAGCCAAAATTATGTTGGATGACTTTGGTACAGGCTATGCTTCTTTGTCGATGTTACGAGATTTACCTATTGATGTGTTAAAAATTGATCGCAGTTTTGTGATGGATATCGGCAAGCATGTTTCAAGTCAATTGCTTATTTCGGCGATGCTTGCTATGGCTCGTGCTTTTAACCTACAGGTTGTGGCGGAAGGGGTTGAGACGCAAGAGCAATTTGATTGGTTGAAGGATCAAGGTGTAAACTATATTCAGGGTTATTTACTGGGGCGACCCGATATAGGTTTTGCATGA